The genomic region TAGAGTATTTTTAGGATTTTTTATTATAGGAATGGGCTTATTAAAAATTGCAAAAATTCCATTTAAAGAAATAAGACCTCTATTTATTTTTATACTTTTATTTACTATAATGAATTCAGTATTTCTAATTTTAGTTACTCCAGAATATGGAAGTCAACTTACAGGAACTTCAACAACAATATTTGCATTTAAAGATTATAAACTAACAGTGGAAACTTTATGGTTTGCATTGACACTTTCTATGAAATATTTAGCTGTATTTCCAATAATGATGCTTTTTATATTTACTACTCATCCTAGTAAGTTTGCAAGTAGTTTAAATAAAATAGGAGTGTCATATAAAGTTGCTTATGCTATTAATATAGCTCTTAGATATATTCCCGATGTAAGAGATGAATTTAAAAATATTATGCATGCTCAAGAAGCTAGAGGAGTTGCCTTTAG from Cetobacterium ceti harbors:
- a CDS encoding energy-coupling factor transporter transmembrane component T family protein codes for the protein MAKMGTLYIEKNSPIHQLDGSIKFLMLIIWTASVFIFNDFRVFLGFFIIGMGLLKIAKIPFKEIRPLFIFILLFTIMNSVFLILVTPEYGSQLTGTSTTIFAFKDYKLTVETLWFALTLSMKYLAVFPIMMLFIFTTHPSKFASSLNKIGVSYKVAYAINIALRYIPDVRDEFKNIMHAQEARGVAFRKGEASMLKRLRNYNTILIPLVLSSLNRIEVVSNAMNLRGFGKNKKRTWYNGEKYKKIDFVVLGIIILELFIALYLKAEIFKGFWYPFN